In Castor canadensis chromosome 11, mCasCan1.hap1v2, whole genome shotgun sequence, a single genomic region encodes these proteins:
- the LOC109693477 gene encoding schlafen family member 11-like: MNTEKHNFSLVLKQSYSDLVINVGEVTLGEENRKMMQKLQREQEKVRILQAACALLNSGGGVMEMQMTNMDEHPVEMGLDLEQSLRELIQSSDLQTFFETKQQGRRFYIFVKSWSSGPMSEDSSSKPRICSLSSSIYRRSGTSVLLMDSRGAFDFLKIKKKNVNILMEEPSNNVIRQDINNLDPANLIFQKDHLEYGDILRFPESQSIEFKQFSTKRIQEYVKSVIPEYISAFANTGGGYLFIGVDDKSKKVLGCPKDIVDPDSLQKVIKEAISKLPIFHFCSSKPRVTYRTKVIDVFLMGKLHSYLCVIKVDPFCCVVFQKAPISWMVEKKKGVYNLTLEKWIGMMMDDDPDLQCLCKDFESQLSLSSGPPLNKPVYSKKGLEHKKDLQQLLFSVSPGHLRYIPKALWKELCSQHEGLEELINQQMLSFSWGTLIFSRSWAVDLNLQEKQGVICDALLIAQNSPPTLFTVFEGQDAEGQDYCIHTAFTLKQKLVNMGGYTGKVCVMTKVLHLNPQSNAEFMEESGSVMDYPWSYHLADAQQMEDLLQALVIVLLGFRSFLSDQLGCEVLNLLTAQQYEIFSKNLRKNRELFVHGLPGSGKTVMAVKIMEKIRNMFHCDTNSILYICENQPLRNLIKNKKICQAVTRKTFIAGVFEEIQHIIIDEAQNFRSENTDWYGKAKAITQREKNCPGILWIFLDYFQTSHLDDSGLPALSAQYPREELTRMVRNADEIANYLKEVMQEVRRNPPPNIPPGSLEMLPEAEWVRGVQGTLKVEKDLTQDEIVTYVAGTCKCLFQMGYSFKDVAVLVSTMDEVECYKYDLLRAMKKIRAVNLSDASGVLGDHLVLDSVRRFSGLERNIVFGIHPKTNNPSILHNILACLASRAKQQLYILWHCE, encoded by the exons ATGAACACGGAGAAACATAATTTTTCTTTGGTGCTGAAACAATCTTATTCAGACTTGGTCATCAACGTGGGAGAAGTGACTCTtggtgaagaaaacagaaaaatgatgcAGAAACTTCAGAGAGAGCAGGAGAAGGTGAGGATTTTGCAAGCGGCTTGTGCCCTATTAAACTCAGGAGGAGGAGTGATGGAGATGCAAATGACAAATATGGATGAGCATCCTGTGGAGATGGGACTGGACTTGGAACAATCTCTGAGAGAGCTTATTCAGTCATCAGATTTGCAGACTTTCTTTGAGACCAAGCAACAGGGGAGacgtttttacatttttgttaaatCTTGGAGCAGTGGTCCTATGTCTGAAGACAGTTCCTCTAAACCTCGCATTTGTAGCCTGAGTTCTTCAATATACCGTAGATCTGGCACCTCTGTGCTTCTCATGGATTCAAGAGGGGCATTTGATTTCCTGAAGAtcaagaaaaagaatgtaaatatcTTGATGGAAGAACCTTCTAATAATGTTATACGCCAAGACATCAATAACTTGGATCCTGCTAACCTGATTTTCCAAAAGGACCATCTAGAATATGGTGACATCCTTCGTTTTCCTGAGTCTCAGTCTATAGAGTTCAAACAATTCTCTACAAAACGTATCCAGGAATATGTAAAAAGCGTAATTCCAGAGTACATCTCTGCATTTGCAAACACTGGGGGAGGCTATCTTTTTATTGGAGTGGATGATAAGAGCAAGAAAGTCCTGGGATGCCCAAAAGACATTGTTGACCCTGACTCTTTGCAAAAAGTGATAAAAGAAGCAATTTCCAAGTTGCCCATTTTCCATTTTTGCTCTTCTAAACCACGGGTGACCTACAGGACCAAAGTTATAGATGTGTTTCTCATGGGAAAGTTGCACAGTTATCTCTGTGTGATCAAAGTGGACCCATTCTGCTGTGTGGTATTCCAAAAAGCTCCCATTTCATGGATGGTGGAGAAGAAGAAAGGCGTCTACAACTTGACACTTGAGAAATGGATAGGCATGATGATGGATGATGACCCAG ATCTTCAATGCTTGTGTAAAGACTTTGAATCTCAGCTGAGTCTATCCAGTGGGCCTCCCCTCAACAAACCAGTGTACTCCAAGAAAGGCCTGGAACATAAAAAGGATCTCCAGCAACTCTTATTTTCAG TGTCACCAGGTCACTTGCGATATATTCCTAAAGCTCTCTGGAAGGAGCTGTGTTCCCAGCATGAAGGACTGGAGGAATTAATAAACCAGCAAATGCTATCTTTCTCCTGGGGAACTCTGATCTTCTCTAGAAGCTGGGCTGTGGACCTGAACTTGCAAGAGAAGCAGGGAGTCATCTGTGATGCTCTGCTGATTGCACAGAACAGCCCCCCTACCCTCTTCACTGTTTTTGAGGGACAGGATGCAGAGGGGCAGGACTACTGCATCCACACCGCCTTTACTTTGAAGCAGAAGCTGGTGAACATGGGTGGCTATACCGGGAAGGTGTGTGTCATGACCAAGGTCCTCCACCTGAATCCCCAGAGCAATGCTGAGTTCATGGAGGAGTCAGGCTCTGTGATGGATTACCCCTGGTCCTATCACCTGGCAGACGCCCAGCAGATGGAAGACTTGCTTCAGGCCCTTGTGATTGTCTTGCTTGGCTTCAGATCCTTCCTCAGTGACCAGCTTGGCTGTGAGGTTTTAAATCTTCTCACAGCTCAGCAGTATGAGATATTCTCCAAAAACCTCCGCAAGAACAGAGAATTATTTGTCCATGGCTTGCCAGGCTCAGGGAAGACAGTCATGGCTGTGAAGATCATGGAGAAGATCAGGAATATGTTTCACTGTGACACAAACAGCATTCTCTACATTTGTGAAAACCAGCCTTTGAGGAACTTGATCAA aaaTAAGAAGATCTGTCAGGCAGTGACCAGGAAAACCTTCATCGCAGGGGTCTTTGAAGAGATTCAACACATCATCATTGATGAAGCCCAGAATTTCCGCAGTGAAAATACAGACTGGTATGGCAAGGCAAAAGCCATCactcaaagagaaaagaattgtcCAGGAATTCTCTGGATCTTTCTGGACTACTTTCAGACCAGTCACTTGGATGATAGTGGCCTTCCTGCTCTCTCAGCACAGTATCCAAGAGAAGAGCTCACCAGAATGGTGCGCAATGCAGATGAAATAGCCAACTACCTAAAAGAAGTAATGCAGGAAGTCAGAAGAAATCCTCCACCCAACATCCCTCCTGGGTCCCTGGAAATGCTGCCTGAAGCTGAATGGGTTCGGGGTGTTCAGGGAACTTTAAAGGTTGAGAAAGACTTGACTCAAGATGAAATAGTGACCTACGTGGCAGGAACCTGCAAATGTCTCTTTCAAATGGGCTATTCATTCAAAGATGTTGCTGTGCTTGTCAGTACCATGGATGAGGTGGAATGTTACAAGTATGACCTCTTAAGAGCAATGAAGAAGATAAGGGCTGTGAATCTCAGTGATGCATCTGGCGTGTTGGGTGATCACCTTGTGTTGGATAGTGTCCGGCGATTCTCAGGTCTAGAAAGGAACATTGTGTTTGGGATCCACCCAAAGACAAACAATCCTTCTATCTTACATAATATTCTAGCCTGTTTAGCTTCCAGGGCTAAACAACAGCTATATATTCTGTGGCATTGTGAGTAG